From Streptomyces sp. TLI_105, the proteins below share one genomic window:
- a CDS encoding cytochrome P450, translating to MSDSLHTVTALPTERRTGCPFDPPAELLDARRHGPISAYTHPGGKPGWLITGYDMVRSVLADPRFSSRKDLMNVVDFQLPPAPPGEFLLMDEPEHSRYRKPLVGKFTVRRMRMLTERIEQITADCLDAMEEAGPTADLVTAFAKPIPTIVICEILGVPYEDRASFQEQIDAFMGGEVSDEELIAAYTATQEYLAQLVAAKRAAPTDDVLSELTDSDLTDEELKGISLILLAAGFDTTANMLSLGTFALLQNPEQLAALRADPALTDGAVEELLRYLSVAKTFHRTALEDVELGGRTIKAGTTVLLSYNTANRDPDRFTDPHTLDLSRQATGHLAFSHGIHQCLGQQLARVEMRVAFRALIDRFPTLRLAVPAEEVALRPESADIFGVKSLPVTWDAK from the coding sequence ATGAGCGACTCCCTCCACACCGTCACGGCACTGCCGACGGAGCGTCGGACCGGCTGCCCCTTCGACCCCCCGGCCGAGCTGCTCGACGCCCGCCGGCACGGACCCATCAGCGCCTACACCCACCCCGGCGGGAAGCCCGGCTGGCTGATCACCGGGTACGACATGGTGCGTTCGGTCCTGGCCGACCCGAGGTTCAGCTCGCGCAAGGACCTCATGAACGTCGTCGACTTCCAGCTCCCTCCGGCGCCGCCCGGCGAGTTCCTCCTCATGGACGAGCCCGAGCACAGCCGCTACCGCAAGCCCCTGGTCGGCAAGTTCACCGTGCGGCGAATGCGGATGCTCACCGAGCGGATCGAGCAGATCACCGCCGACTGCCTGGACGCCATGGAGGAGGCCGGGCCGACGGCGGATCTGGTGACCGCGTTCGCCAAGCCCATCCCCACCATCGTGATCTGCGAGATCCTGGGCGTGCCCTACGAGGACCGGGCCTCCTTCCAGGAGCAGATCGACGCGTTCATGGGCGGGGAGGTCAGCGACGAGGAACTGATCGCGGCCTACACCGCGACCCAGGAGTACCTCGCACAGTTGGTGGCCGCCAAGCGCGCCGCCCCCACCGACGACGTCCTCAGCGAACTCACCGACAGCGACCTGACCGACGAGGAACTTAAGGGCATCAGCCTCATCCTCCTGGCAGCCGGATTCGACACCACCGCGAACATGCTGTCCCTCGGCACCTTCGCGCTGCTGCAGAACCCGGAGCAACTCGCGGCGCTGCGCGCCGACCCCGCACTCACCGACGGGGCCGTGGAGGAACTCCTGCGGTATCTGAGCGTCGCGAAGACGTTCCACAGGACGGCGCTGGAGGACGTCGAGCTGGGCGGCCGGACCATCAAGGCCGGCACGACGGTCCTGCTCTCGTACAACACCGCCAACCGCGACCCCGACCGCTTCACCGACCCCCACACGCTCGACCTGAGCAGGCAGGCCACCGGACACCTGGCGTTCAGTCACGGCATCCACCAGTGCCTGGGCCAGCAACTGGCCCGCGTCGAGATGCGGGTCGCGTTCCGCGCGCTGATCGACCGCTTCCCCACGCTGCGCCTGGCGGTGCCGGCCGAGGAGGTCGCCCTGCGCCCGGAGAGCGCCGACATCTTCGGGGTGAAGAGCCTCCCCGTCACCTGGGACGCGAAGTGA